In one Lolium rigidum isolate FL_2022 chromosome 3, APGP_CSIRO_Lrig_0.1, whole genome shotgun sequence genomic region, the following are encoded:
- the LOC124694528 gene encoding transcription factor MYBS1-like → MAAAVVLVQEAEGGDGRGTAAAAAAALDLDFRARVAAIDAGRVPLPRYAGEESEDDGSGHRRDDRKSYESGKERRKGIPWTEEEHRLFLLGLDKFGKGDWRSISRNFVISRTPTQVASHAQKYFIRLNSMNRDRRRSSIHDITSINAGDGVPQQGQATKHPAAGMGMYGGAPMGHPVAGHHMVPAAAVGTPVMFPPGHSPYVMPVGYPAPQAKMHQ, encoded by the exons atggcggcggcggtcgtTCTGGTGCAGGAGGCGGAGGGAGGGGATGGAAGaggaacagcggcggcggcggcggcggcgctcgatctGGATTTC CGCGCGCGTGTCGCCGCCATCGACGCAGGACGCGTCCCGCTCCCGCGCTACGCCGGGGAGGAATCCGAGGATGACGGTAGCGGGCACCGGCGCGACGATCGGAAGAGCTACGAGTCGGGGAAGGAGAGGCGCAAGGGCATCCCATGGACAGAGGAAGAGCACAG ATTGTTTTTGCTGGGGCTGGACAAGTTTGGCAAGGGTGACTGGCGCAGCATCTCGCGCAACTTCGTCATCTCCCGGACGCCCACGCAGGTGGCGAGCCACGCGCAGAAgtacttcatccgcctcaactccATGAACCGGGACAGGCGCCGCTCCAGCATCCACGACATCACCAGCATCAACGCCGGTGACGGCGTCCCGCAGCAAGGCCAGGCCACGAAGCACCCCGCTGCCGGGATGGGCATGTACGGCGGGGCGCCCATGGGCCACCCCGTCGCTGGTCACCACatggtccccgccgccgccgtgggaACGCCGGTGATGTTCCCGCCGGGGCACTCGCCCTACGTCATGCCTGTCGGCTACCCGGCTCCCCAGGCGAAGATGCATCAGTAA